The Kribbella amoyensis genomic sequence TCGGGGTGCTCGCGGTGGAGATGTTCGAGGCCCGCGACGGCCGGCTGCTGGTGAACGAGCTCGCGATGCGCCCGCACAACACCGGCCACTGGTCGATCGAGGGCGCGGTGACGAGCCAGTTCGAGAACCACCTGCGCGCCGTCCTGGACCTGCCGCTCGGGTCACCGGCCGCGCGGGCGCCGTACACGGTGATGGTGAACGTGCTCGGTGGCGACGTCGAGGACATGCACCGGGGGCTGCTGCACTGCCTGGCGCGGGACCCGGGGCTGAAGGTGCACTTCTACGGCAAGTCCGTGAAGCCGGGCCGCAAGGTCGGCCACGTCACGGCGTACGGCGACGACCTCGAGGACGTCCGCGAGCGTGCCCGGCACGCGGCGGCGTACCTGACCGGCACGATCGACGAGTGAGGACCAGACCATGAGCGTGGGCATCGTGATGGGGTCGGACTCCGACTGGCCGGTGATGAAGGCCGCCGCGGACGTGTGCGTGGAGTTCGGGGTGGAGTTCGAGGCGGACGTGATCTCCGCGCACCGGATGCCGGTGGAGATGATCGACTACGGCCGGGCCGCGCACGAGCGGGGTCTCAAGGTCCTGATCGCCGGGGCCGGCGGCGCCGCGCACCTGCCCGGCATGCTGGCCGCGGTGACGCCGCTGCCGGTGATCGGGGTACCGGTGCCGCTGAAGTACCTGGACGGGATGGACTCGCTGTTGTCGATCGTGCAGATGCCGGCCGGGGTCCCGGTCGCCACCGTCTCGATCGGCAACGCGCGGAACGCCGGCCTGCTCGCGGTCCGGATCCTGGCCGTGCACGACGAGAAGCTGCGGGACCGGATGCTCGCCTTCCAGGAGTCCCTGGCCGACCTCGCCCGGGCCAAGGGCGCGACGGTGCGTGACGGGGCGGACGAGCTGCGTCCCCGCTGACGGCAGCCGGATTTCCCCCGACTTCGGCGCGAGTAGCCGTCAAAACCCCACTGTCTCGTCTAAGGTCATCGATCGTGACTCCGCCCGCAGCTTCGGACACGCAGCGCATCCCGGCCAGGTACTGGATCTGGCTGTTCGGCGCGGCCGTGTCGCTGCTCGGCGATCTGACCATCGCGTTCGCCATCGGCTGGTCCGCCAGCCACTACGGCGGCCGGGTGGCGGGCCTGGTCCTGCTGCTGGCCGCGGCGCCGCGGGCCGCCCTGCTGCTGATCGGTGGCGCGGTCGGTGACCGGTTCGGGGCGCCGAAGGTCCTGCTGGTCAGTTGTGCCGCGATGTTCTTCGTCACGGCCTCGCTGGTCCCGGTCACGATCGCGGTCGAGGAGCCGATCTGGCTGCTCGTCACCGTGGCCCTCGTGGTCGGCGTGATCGACGCGTTCTTCCTGCCGTCGTCCCGGGCGATGCCGCGGCTGCTGGTCCAGCCCGAGCTGGTGCCGCGGGTGATGGCGAGCTTTCAGGTCACCGGGATGGTGTTCGCGGTCGCCGGGACGGCGGTCGGCGGCATCCTGGTCAGCTGGGCCGGCCTGACCGCGGCCGCCGGGTTCGACGCGCTGACGTTCGCGGTGATGATCGTGGTCCTGGGAATCGTCGGCCGGACCGTCGACCCGCCGCCAAAGGTGACCACGGGCATGTTCCGGTCGATCGCGGACGGGATGAAGGTCGCCTTCGGGCGACCGCTGACCCGGACCCTGCTGATCACGATGACGCTCGCGGCCGGGCTGCTGATGCCGATGGACGCCCTGATCCTGCCGTTGCTGGCCCGCGATCACCAGTGGGACGCCGCGACGGCCGGGCTGCTGATCGCCACCCGGAGCCTCGGCGTCGGCGTGATCGCGGTGCGGATCCTGTTCCGTGGCGCGTTCAACCGGCCGGGTCTGGTGGCCGCGCTCGGCCTGCTGCTCGCCGCCGTCGGCCTG encodes the following:
- the purE gene encoding 5-(carboxyamino)imidazole ribonucleotide mutase; its protein translation is MSVGIVMGSDSDWPVMKAAADVCVEFGVEFEADVISAHRMPVEMIDYGRAAHERGLKVLIAGAGGAAHLPGMLAAVTPLPVIGVPVPLKYLDGMDSLLSIVQMPAGVPVATVSIGNARNAGLLAVRILAVHDEKLRDRMLAFQESLADLARAKGATVRDGADELRPR
- a CDS encoding MFS transporter — encoded protein: MTPPAASDTQRIPARYWIWLFGAAVSLLGDLTIAFAIGWSASHYGGRVAGLVLLLAAAPRAALLLIGGAVGDRFGAPKVLLVSCAAMFFVTASLVPVTIAVEEPIWLLVTVALVVGVIDAFFLPSSRAMPRLLVQPELVPRVMASFQVTGMVFAVAGTAVGGILVSWAGLTAAAGFDALTFAVMIVVLGIVGRTVDPPPKVTTGMFRSIADGMKVAFGRPLTRTLLITMTLAAGLLMPMDALILPLLARDHQWDAATAGLLIATRSLGVGVIAVRILFRGAFNRPGLVAALGLLLAAVGLVGLSMFDQLPLAIASAVVSGIGVGTFTGHVLPLLMNSVEREYQSRLQSVIVLCQSLALVVMNPVLGTLSDLDSVGITGVCLGIGIASALIGLVALTRPVLRNATVT